TTTATCCCCGACGGTACGACCGCCGCGCCCGGGCAAGAAAAGCTGTACTACCTCGCCAACGCCACGTCGGTCGGTCCGCTTTCCTTCGGCAACGACGGTCCCCCGACCTCCGACTCGGCCGATCGCCAGCACGTCGCCCTCGCGGAGTACAACCTGGCCGGCCCCCGCGCCCAAGGGTTTAGCGGCGCCGACCTGATCGGGGCGACGTACTCCATCTTCATCGACGACGTGATCAACATGGACCTGATCACGACCAACGGTGCTTTGCCTTCTACCGCGTTCGTCAACGTGTTTGAAGGCGACGGCGACCTGGTGAACTTCGAATCCGTCCAACGGAAGTTCGAGTATTCGGATCATTCGTCGGCCGCCGACAGCGTTGCCCTCGAGTACCAGGACATTTTCATCGAAGATCCACTGCCCATCACCGACTTCGCGATCTCCCGCGCGAACCAGCTGGAACAACAATCCCGGCTGCAATTCGATTTCGACATCACCGAGGAAGTCGCCGCTCTTCTCGACGCCGACGCCGACTTTGCCGGAGTGGCGTTGGGTTCGACCGGCGACGGTGGCTTCACGCTCGGCAGCATCGACAGCGTCGTGCTCGAACTCGGCGGCGACGAGGTACTCGAGAACTACCTGCCGCTGCTCACACTCGAGTTCGCCGCGGTTTCGGCGCCCCTTCCGGGAGATTACGACGGCGATGGACAAGTGGCCCAGGGAGACCTGAATCTCGTCTTGAATAACTGGGGTATCGATCTGGGGATCGATGGTTTTCCTGAAGGCTGGCTGAATTTTCGCGACTTCGCCGGCCCGGTCGCGCAAGCCCAACTCAACGCCGTGTTGAATAACTGGGGCGCGTTGCAGGCCCCGGGTTTCGCGGGGGCGTCCATTCCAGAGCCGACGATGTGGGTATCTCTCTACGCTGCGGCGGGAGTCTTGCTGCGGCGACGCAAGCGCGGGTGCTAAGCGCTGCGATCGAACACCTTAAAACATGAACTTTTGCGTGGAGAGCCAAATCTCGTGACCTCAATACCCAACCCCCTTGTTGTTGACCGTATGCGGCGGCGGGCCGTACCCTCCGTCGCCGCACGATTGCTCGTCGTGATGCTCACCCTCTTGGTCGGCGGCACCGCCTTCGCACAAACCGGGCCGATCACCGTAGAAGATGAACGGGGCCGTACGCTGACGTTTGACACATCACCGCAGCGATTCGCCGCCTGCTCGTCGTTTGCGTTGGAGACGCTCATGGCCCTGGGCGTCGAGCCCGTGGTCCGCATCCACACGCCGCCGGTCTTTCCGCCCGAGGCCGAGTCGATCCCCGTGGTCGCTCGTTCGCACAGCACCGGCCCCGACGTCGAGATGCTCATCGCGACCGCGCCCGACGCGATCCTTCTGCACAACGTCTTTGGCGAATTCGCCGACACCGTGCAGAGCTCCGTCGGCGTGCCCGTCGTGTTGCACCAAGTCAAATCGCTCGCCGATATCGATCGGTACGTCGGCATGCTCGGTCGACTCGCCGGGAAGACCGACCGGGCGAACGAACTGCTTGGCGAGTTGCACGCGACCATCGACTGGATGCGGAACCAACCCCAGCCCGCTCGTGCGCCCAAGGCCCTCGCGCTGCTCGGCACGTCCGACACCTGGTACGCCTATCGCCGCAACGCGTTCATGGGCGACCTGCTCGAGGTGCTGGGCGTCGAGAACGTTGCCGCGGAAGCCGAGGCTCACGCTAAGCACCGCACGCTCGCTCCGCTCGATCTCGAACGCATCGTCGAGCAAGACCCCGACGTCCTCTTCGTGATCCCCTACGGCGGGGTGGACCCGGACACGATCGAGAACTTCATGGCCCATCCCGCGTTCGCGTCGCTCCGGGCCGTGCGGGACGGCCGGGTTTACGTCCTGACCGACCGAATCTATAGCTCGCACGCGGGGCTTCGGTCTGGCGAAGCGCTGCGAACGCTCTACGGCCTGATCTATCCCGACCGACCGAGCCCGCCCGGGACGTTCGCAGCGAACTCACCGTGACTTCGCTTACCTCTACCCCAGACGATCCGGTCGAGCCGCACAAGCCGCGGTGGAGCCGTGTCGCCGTCAGCCTCGTTGTCCTGCTTGCGTTGGTCGCCGTCGGAACGGTTGTCGCCGTCGCCACCGGCAGTTCCGGGCGACCCATCGCCGAAGTCCTCGCGTCGCTCACCCGATTCGACGCGCTGCACTCCCTCGACGCCAGCCCGACCGACCGCATCGTCTGGAACGTTCGCCTCCCGCGCGTCGCCCTCGGCCTGCTCGTTGGATGCAACCTCGCGGTTGCCGGGGTCCTACTTCAGGGCATCATGCGTAACCCGCTCGCCTCGCCGGGCATCATCGGTGTCACCGTCGGGGCGGCCCTCTTCGCGTCGCTGGCCATCCTCGGCGTCACCGATCTCATCGGTATCCCGTGGCTCGCCACGCTCTCGCTGCCGATGATGGCCTTTATCGGCGCGCTGCTCGCCACGATGCTCGTCTACGTCATGTCCTGGCAACCGGGCGTCGGCACGTCGCCCACCCGCATGATCCTCGCCGGCGTCGCCGTCACCGCCATGCTCGGCGCCTTCCAGTCTTTTCTCTCCGTCTATTTCGCCGATCGCATTCAGGGTGTGGTCTTGTGGCTATCCGGCTCGCTCAACGCTCGCAGCTGGAACCACCTGCCCATGATCTGGCCGTTCACGATCCTCGGTCTCGTGATCGCCGCGCTGCTCGTCCGCCCGCTCAACCTTCTGCAACTCGGCGACGACTCCGCCGCCGCTCTGGGCGTGCCCGTCCAAACCGTTCGTATCGGGGCGATCGTCGCCGCCGCGCTGCTCACCGCCTCGGCCGTCTGCGTTGCCGGCGTCGTCGGCTTCGTGGGCTTGGTCGTCCCGCACATCGTCCGCACCGCCGTCGCCCGCGACCACGCCGGCCTCATCCCCGCCGCTGCGCTCGGCGGAGCCGCGCTGGTCGTCTG
This sequence is a window from Planctomycetota bacterium. Protein-coding genes within it:
- a CDS encoding iron ABC transporter permease, with the protein product MTSLTSTPDDPVEPHKPRWSRVAVSLVVLLALVAVGTVVAVATGSSGRPIAEVLASLTRFDALHSLDASPTDRIVWNVRLPRVALGLLVGCNLAVAGVLLQGIMRNPLASPGIIGVTVGAALFASLAILGVTDLIGIPWLATLSLPMMAFIGALLATMLVYVMSWQPGVGTSPTRMILAGVAVTAMLGAFQSFLSVYFADRIQGVVLWLSGSLNARSWNHLPMIWPFTILGLVIAALLVRPLNLLQLGDDSAAALGVPVQTVRIGAIVAAALLTASAVCVAGVVGFVGLVVPHIVRTAVARDHAGLIPAAALGGAALVVWSDAAARQLDEMPVGILTALIGGPYFVFLLYRKKLI
- a CDS encoding ABC transporter substrate-binding protein, translated to MLTLLVGGTAFAQTGPITVEDERGRTLTFDTSPQRFAACSSFALETLMALGVEPVVRIHTPPVFPPEAESIPVVARSHSTGPDVEMLIATAPDAILLHNVFGEFADTVQSSVGVPVVLHQVKSLADIDRYVGMLGRLAGKTDRANELLGELHATIDWMRNQPQPARAPKALALLGTSDTWYAYRRNAFMGDLLEVLGVENVAAEAEAHAKHRTLAPLDLERIVEQDPDVLFVIPYGGVDPDTIENFMAHPAFASLRAVRDGRVYVLTDRIYSSHAGLRSGEALRTLYGLIYPDRPSPPGTFAANSP